In Suttonella indologenes, one genomic interval encodes:
- a CDS encoding DNA translocase FtsK — MQEETTSTYRPKFHSILYRGFTDPWFLILVPLAVLIFLILIGYHAGDPGWTHSGSNPEVRHFFGKIGAYSADVLLSFLGYAAYLLPLGFLATAWASAKDERGGGEIVLWKSIGLVGAVLSLSGILTFHWQSAINSVAITGGGILGQKMSGELLKMMPIFLLMLMYSLIFLVALTLMFNLRWLSILAALGYFPAKVLQAVMATKAAHQQEREQPTPNPEQSQAQRETISSRLQGEPSIVPSSHVTAKASPAAISAEEATQDMTLAERMALLSSPQPPKEMPERPAEIVDNQPVAVENIESPLHRSEPGLSLNWADYKKQAATIPHAHTSDESARTSEAVKQEAAPIQTYTSPETPKAAPIINPHTAASNPFAAYDAFQEEKTIVNQPVVTENSTADDEDFFEIEDKAESVAADTATAAVEAENNDKKQTEDGSVLRIRASALASNFQSQAADSDYQLPSLALLKISPPKRTPDSASQFRLLAPLVESALQNYKLDVRVVGVDVGPVVTRLELELAPGIKVNQISNLDKDLARSLSVSSVRVVEVIPGKPYVGLEIPNKQREIVHLRDILESATYQKERSPLTVVLGSDIAGAPKVADLAKMPHLLVAGTTGSGKSVAINVMLASMLFKATPDELKLILIDPKMLEMSMYEDIPHLLTPVVTDMNDAENALRWAVAEMERRYLLMSAFKVRNIIGFNDMIRDKQARGERIDDPLWRAEDHLGLANQPPQIEPLPYIVIVIDELADMMMAVGKKVEELIARIAQKARAAGIHLVLATQRPSVDVITGLIKANVPTRLAFQVSSKIDSRTIIDGQGAETLLGHGDGLYVPPGSSAPLRVHGAFIEDGEVDALTVYLKTQGKPQYEESITNPVPASSLGAFGAQEKSDDPEQDPLYDEACQIVLESGKTSISYLQRRLQIGYNRAARIIEAMEVAGLLSMADNNGARKLIGGGQQDY, encoded by the coding sequence ATGCAAGAAGAAACAACGTCAACCTATCGTCCGAAATTTCATTCCATACTGTATCGTGGTTTTACCGACCCTTGGTTTTTGATTTTAGTGCCGTTGGCGGTGCTTATTTTCTTAATTCTGATTGGTTATCATGCCGGCGATCCGGGCTGGACGCATTCGGGCAGCAATCCTGAAGTGCGGCATTTTTTCGGCAAAATAGGGGCTTATAGCGCCGATGTGTTGCTGTCTTTTCTCGGCTATGCGGCTTATTTATTGCCCTTAGGCTTTTTGGCGACGGCTTGGGCATCGGCTAAAGATGAACGTGGCGGCGGGGAAATCGTATTATGGAAATCGATCGGTTTGGTCGGTGCGGTATTGAGCTTAAGCGGTATTTTGACTTTTCATTGGCAGAGCGCCATCAATAGCGTGGCGATTACCGGCGGCGGTATTTTAGGGCAGAAAATGTCGGGCGAATTGCTGAAAATGATGCCGATTTTCCTGCTGATGTTGATGTACAGCCTGATTTTTTTAGTGGCATTGACCCTGATGTTTAATCTTCGTTGGCTGTCGATATTGGCTGCGCTCGGCTATTTCCCTGCCAAAGTCTTGCAGGCGGTGATGGCAACCAAGGCAGCACATCAGCAAGAGCGTGAGCAGCCGACGCCGAATCCCGAGCAATCCCAAGCGCAGCGTGAAACGATTTCTTCGCGTCTGCAAGGGGAGCCGAGTATTGTGCCGTCGAGTCATGTTACAGCTAAAGCCAGTCCTGCTGCTATCTCTGCCGAAGAAGCGACGCAAGATATGACTTTGGCAGAGCGTATGGCATTGTTATCATCGCCGCAGCCGCCAAAAGAAATGCCGGAAAGGCCGGCGGAAATTGTCGATAATCAGCCTGTCGCGGTAGAAAATATCGAATCGCCTTTGCATCGTAGCGAGCCGGGTTTGAGTTTGAATTGGGCGGATTATAAAAAGCAGGCGGCGACGATTCCACATGCGCACACAAGCGATGAATCGGCAAGAACGTCGGAAGCGGTAAAGCAAGAAGCAGCGCCAATCCAAACGTATACATCGCCTGAAACACCTAAAGCCGCGCCGATTATCAATCCTCATACCGCGGCAAGCAACCCTTTTGCCGCTTATGATGCTTTTCAAGAAGAGAAAACGATTGTTAATCAGCCTGTTGTAACAGAAAACAGCACCGCTGACGACGAAGATTTCTTTGAAATTGAGGACAAAGCCGAATCGGTGGCGGCAGACACGGCAACGGCTGCCGTAGAAGCTGAAAATAATGATAAGAAGCAAACAGAAGATGGCAGCGTGTTGCGGATTCGCGCTTCCGCTTTAGCGTCGAATTTCCAATCTCAAGCTGCCGACAGCGATTATCAGCTGCCCAGTTTGGCATTGCTGAAAATCAGTCCGCCTAAGCGAACGCCGGACAGCGCCAGTCAATTCCGCCTGCTTGCGCCTTTAGTGGAAAGCGCTTTGCAGAATTACAAACTGGATGTGCGTGTGGTCGGGGTTGATGTCGGACCGGTAGTCACGCGTTTGGAATTGGAATTGGCGCCGGGTATCAAGGTAAATCAAATTTCTAATTTAGACAAAGATTTGGCGCGCAGCTTGTCAGTGTCGAGTGTGAGAGTGGTGGAAGTTATTCCCGGCAAGCCTTATGTGGGCTTGGAAATTCCGAACAAACAGCGCGAAATCGTGCATCTGCGCGATATTTTGGAATCGGCGACTTATCAAAAAGAACGTTCGCCGCTGACGGTGGTTTTGGGTTCGGATATTGCCGGTGCGCCGAAAGTGGCGGATTTGGCGAAAATGCCGCATTTATTGGTCGCCGGTACGACGGGCTCGGGTAAATCGGTAGCGATTAATGTGATGTTGGCAAGTATGTTGTTCAAAGCCACGCCTGATGAATTAAAGCTGATTTTGATTGATCCCAAAATGTTGGAAATGAGCATGTATGAAGATATTCCGCATTTGCTCACGCCGGTGGTTACCGATATGAACGATGCCGAAAATGCCCTGCGCTGGGCGGTGGCGGAAATGGAACGCCGTTATCTGCTGATGTCGGCGTTTAAAGTGCGCAATATCATCGGTTTCAACGATATGATTCGCGACAAACAAGCCCGAGGCGAACGCATTGACGATCCGCTGTGGCGGGCGGAAGATCATTTGGGCTTGGCGAATCAGCCGCCGCAAATCGAGCCTCTGCCTTATATCGTGATTGTGATTGACGAGCTTGCCGATATGATGATGGCGGTTGGGAAAAAAGTGGAAGAATTGATTGCGCGGATTGCGCAGAAAGCGCGGGCGGCGGGGATTCATTTGGTCTTAGCGACGCAGCGTCCTTCCGTGGATGTGATTACGGGCTTGATTAAGGCGAATGTGCCGACGCGTTTGGCTTTCCAAGTTTCTTCTAAAATCGACTCGCGTACCATTATCGACGGTCAGGGAGCGGAAACCTTGCTAGGGCACGGCGACGGTCTGTATGTGCCGCCGGGCAGTTCCGCGCCTTTGCGCGTGCACGGCGCTTTTATTGAAGACGGCGAAGTCGATGCCCTGACCGTCTATTTAAAAACCCAAGGCAAGCCGCAATACGAAGAAAGCATTACCAATCCTGTGCCGGCTTCATCATTGGGCGCATTCGGTGCGCAAGAGAAAAGCGATGATCCGGAGCAAGACCCTTTATATGACGAAGCCTGCCAAATCGTTTTAGAAAGCGGCAAAACCAGCATCTCTTATCTGCAACGCCGTCTGCAAATCGGCTATAACCGCGCTGCAAGAATTATCGAGGCAATGGAAGTCGCCGGTTTATTGAGCATGGCGGATAATAACGGTGCGCGCAAGCTTATCGGCGGCGGACAGCAGGATTACTAA
- the cmoB gene encoding tRNA 5-methoxyuridine(34)/uridine 5-oxyacetic acid(34) synthase CmoB, with protein sequence MGGNQMNALFDRQWQALLAQRPDCAALTAQVRQQFEDVYARRHRQFDVWLAAIETLALPEQWQQTLDAPIIAAQAAGLDEAAIAECARLLMPWRKGPFQLGGLALDCEWRSDMKYQRLLDAGLDVKGRQVLDVGTGNGYFLYRLLGSGADLAVGLDPSWHYFVQFLFLQKFMRQPRAAFLPLTLNEAPLSGFDCTLCMGVLYHRRDPIAFIGQLRDTLKRGGQLVLETLVVEGDSQSVYMPAGRYAGMHNVWFLPSVAALERWLVRLDFTIEHSGQPVPTTAAEQRRTAFMTSYSLSEFLQEAAEQGLHEPSPQRAIVIARKD encoded by the coding sequence ATGGGCGGCAATCAAATGAATGCTTTGTTTGATCGGCAATGGCAGGCATTATTGGCGCAGCGCCCCGATTGCGCAGCCTTGACGGCGCAAGTGCGGCAGCAGTTTGAAGACGTTTATGCGCGTCGGCATCGTCAGTTCGACGTATGGTTGGCGGCAATTGAGACTTTAGCGCTACCGGAGCAATGGCAGCAGACGCTAGATGCGCCGATTATCGCTGCGCAGGCGGCAGGTCTTGACGAGGCGGCTATCGCCGAATGTGCGCGCTTGCTGATGCCGTGGCGCAAAGGTCCTTTTCAGTTGGGCGGCTTGGCATTGGATTGCGAATGGCGCAGCGATATGAAATATCAGCGCTTACTGGATGCCGGATTGGATGTAAAAGGTCGGCAGGTATTGGATGTCGGCACAGGGAACGGCTATTTTCTCTACCGCTTATTGGGTAGCGGCGCGGATTTGGCGGTGGGCTTGGATCCCTCATGGCATTATTTTGTGCAGTTTTTGTTTTTGCAGAAGTTTATGCGTCAACCGCGCGCCGCCTTTTTGCCGCTGACTTTGAATGAAGCGCCCTTAAGCGGTTTTGACTGTACCTTGTGCATGGGCGTTTTATATCATCGCCGTGACCCGATCGCCTTTATCGGGCAATTGCGCGATACCCTGAAGCGCGGCGGACAATTGGTCTTGGAAACCTTGGTAGTTGAGGGCGACAGTCAAAGCGTCTATATGCCCGCAGGGCGTTATGCCGGCATGCATAATGTCTGGTTTTTGCCCAGCGTTGCCGCGCTTGAGCGTTGGTTAGTCCGCTTGGACTTTACGATCGAGCATAGCGGTCAGCCGGTGCCGACGACCGCTGCCGAACAAAGGCGTACCGCATTTATGACGAGCTATTCTTTAAGCGAATTTTTGCAAGAAGCGGCAGAGCAGGGATTGCACGAACCGTCACCGCAGCGAGCCATTGTGATTGCGCGCAAAGATTAG
- a CDS encoding methyltransferase domain-containing protein has product MSGFAQDNLFDAPQAVVDFQFDERTVAVFADMIHRSIPAYAGLLQMTAVVAGQFLRDGDHVYDLGCSLGGVSLALRQFVPAQLRISALDLSEAMVKRLRDYLSGVGIENIEVIQADLQDYPLQPCRVAVLNFVLQFIAPEVRDAVLANIYAALPQGGALLIAEKTRPEDTRMQSWYEAFKRSQGYSELAVAQKRESLEHVMKTDVAAVIEARLHKVGFQQIVPYYQGLPFKAWAAIK; this is encoded by the coding sequence ATGAGCGGTTTTGCGCAGGATAATTTATTTGATGCGCCGCAGGCGGTGGTGGATTTTCAATTTGACGAGCGCACGGTGGCGGTGTTTGCCGATATGATTCATCGCAGCATTCCCGCCTATGCCGGCTTGTTGCAGATGACGGCGGTGGTGGCGGGGCAATTTCTGCGCGACGGCGATCATGTCTATGATTTGGGCTGCTCATTGGGCGGCGTGAGTCTGGCGCTGCGGCAATTCGTGCCGGCGCAATTGCGGATTTCGGCATTGGATTTGTCGGAGGCGATGGTTAAGCGTCTGCGCGATTATCTATCCGGTGTCGGAATTGAGAATATCGAAGTCATTCAGGCGGATCTTCAAGATTATCCTTTGCAGCCTTGCCGCGTGGCGGTGCTGAATTTCGTGCTGCAATTTATTGCACCCGAAGTGCGCGATGCGGTGTTGGCAAACATTTATGCCGCTTTACCGCAGGGTGGCGCCTTATTGATTGCGGAAAAAACGCGTCCCGAAGATACGCGTATGCAAAGCTGGTATGAGGCCTTTAAGCGTTCGCAGGGCTATTCCGAATTGGCGGTGGCGCAAAAACGCGAATCTTTGGAGCATGTAATGAAAACCGATGTCGCCGCAGTGATTGAAGCGCGTTTGCATAAAGTCGGTTTTCAGCAGATTGTGCCTTATTATCAAGGTCTGCCTTTTAAGGCATGGGCGGCAATCAAATGA
- a CDS encoding lysophospholipid acyltransferase family protein: MLMKIRTVLFYVCWGIATAIWSLLIVAMIVLPYRRRLLWATGWADTSIWLARVLAGIDYQVHGREHLPDRAMVFASNHQSTWETLFLPTLWRDQVWVLKKELTQIPIFGWAMALLRPIAIDRSQRKQAMQQVIEQGRAKIEAGLSVVMYPEGHRFAPEVPLKFKSGAARLAHNLQVSIIPIAHNAGQFWPRRGWLHSGTVQVFIGKAIDPADFETVEAFNQALEDWVRVHRDQAVQAENARRGVSA; the protein is encoded by the coding sequence ATGTTGATGAAAATTCGTACGGTATTGTTTTATGTGTGCTGGGGTATTGCTACGGCGATTTGGTCGCTGTTGATTGTGGCAATGATTGTCCTGCCTTATCGCCGACGTTTGCTGTGGGCGACGGGTTGGGCGGATACGAGTATTTGGCTGGCACGCGTTCTTGCCGGCATCGATTATCAGGTGCATGGGCGGGAACATTTGCCTGATAGAGCGATGGTTTTCGCCAGCAATCATCAATCGACTTGGGAAACTTTGTTTTTGCCGACTTTATGGCGCGATCAGGTGTGGGTCTTGAAAAAAGAATTGACCCAAATTCCGATTTTCGGCTGGGCTATGGCTTTGCTGCGCCCGATTGCGATTGACCGCAGTCAGCGCAAACAGGCGATGCAGCAGGTAATTGAGCAGGGCAGGGCAAAAATCGAAGCGGGTTTGTCGGTGGTCATGTATCCCGAGGGACACCGCTTTGCGCCCGAAGTGCCGTTGAAATTCAAATCGGGTGCGGCGCGTTTGGCGCATAATCTGCAAGTGTCGATTATCCCGATTGCCCATAATGCGGGACAATTTTGGCCGAGACGCGGCTGGCTGCATAGCGGTACGGTGCAGGTTTTTATCGGTAAAGCGATTGACCCTGCCGATTTCGAGACGGTAGAAGCTTTCAATCAGGCTTTGGAAGATTGGGTGCGTGTGCATCGCGATCAAGCCGTGCAAGCGGAAAATGCCCGCCGCGGGGTGAGTGCATGA
- a CDS encoding D-glycero-alpha-D-manno-heptose-1,7-bisphosphate 7-phosphatase, with protein MTAVDLSKGVVLLDRDGVINKDRGTYVSKPSELIVLSNALRAIARLTAAGIRIGICTNQGGIARGIYDEAILAEIHAKMMAAVHDFGGEIEHIVFCPSYDNADPRRKPNPGMLLEQAAYFGLADLVGVPFVGDNVVDVQAARAAGAVPVLVKTGKGRQVAAHHRDQLQEVKIYPNLEEAAADWLRKKRV; from the coding sequence ATGACGGCGGTAGATTTGAGTAAGGGCGTGGTTTTATTAGACCGCGACGGGGTGATCAATAAGGATCGCGGTACTTATGTCAGTAAGCCTAGTGAGCTGATTGTCTTGTCGAATGCTTTGCGCGCTATTGCGCGTTTGACGGCGGCAGGTATCCGCATCGGCATTTGCACCAATCAAGGCGGTATTGCGCGCGGCATTTATGATGAGGCGATATTGGCGGAGATTCATGCCAAAATGATGGCGGCGGTGCATGATTTCGGCGGCGAGATTGAGCATATTGTGTTCTGCCCGAGTTACGATAATGCCGATCCGCGGCGCAAACCCAATCCGGGCATGCTCTTGGAGCAGGCGGCGTATTTCGGTTTGGCGGATTTAGTCGGCGTGCCTTTTGTGGGCGATAATGTGGTCGATGTGCAGGCGGCACGTGCGGCAGGCGCTGTGCCCGTATTGGTAAAGACGGGCAAAGGGCGGCAGGTGGCGGCGCATCACCGCGATCAGCTGCAAGAGGTTAAGATTTATCCGAATCTTGAAGAAGCGGCGGCGGATTGGCTGAGAAAAAAGAGAGTCTAA
- a CDS encoding ABC transporter permease, with protein sequence MFNAFFSLVGREIRRFLRLWTQTLLPSVVTTILYFLIFGRLIGTRIGSFQGVDYAAFIAPGLIMMAVINNAYNNVVSSFYGARFSNYVDELLISPMSNGMILLGYVLGGVLRSLAVGILVTAVAMFFTDIRLAHPVVMLTVLLLTAVVFSLAGFINACYARGFDDAAIVPTFVLTPLIYLGGVFYSVAMLPPFWATVSQINPILYMVNGFRYGLLGISDVSLVLTIGFLLLFMAVLLYWALYLMDKAGKLRK encoded by the coding sequence ATGTTCAATGCTTTTTTCTCTCTTGTGGGGCGTGAAATCCGGCGTTTTCTGCGTCTGTGGACGCAAACGCTCTTGCCTTCGGTTGTAACCACTATTCTGTATTTCCTGATTTTCGGGCGCTTAATCGGGACGCGTATCGGCAGTTTTCAAGGCGTGGATTATGCGGCTTTTATTGCGCCGGGGCTGATTATGATGGCGGTCATCAATAATGCCTATAACAATGTGGTCAGCTCTTTTTACGGCGCGCGTTTTAGCAATTATGTCGATGAATTGCTGATTTCGCCGATGTCCAACGGCATGATTTTGCTGGGCTATGTCTTGGGCGGCGTGCTGCGCAGTCTGGCGGTGGGGATATTGGTGACGGCGGTGGCGATGTTTTTTACCGATATCCGTTTGGCGCATCCTGTGGTCATGCTGACGGTCTTGCTTTTGACGGCGGTGGTATTTTCTTTGGCGGGCTTTATCAATGCCTGCTATGCGCGCGGTTTCGATGATGCGGCGATTGTGCCGACTTTTGTGCTGACGCCTTTGATTTATTTGGGCGGCGTGTTTTATTCGGTGGCGATGTTGCCGCCGTTTTGGGCGACGGTATCGCAGATTAATCCGATTTTGTATATGGTCAATGGTTTTCGCTACGGCTTATTGGGGATTAGCGATGTGTCGCTGGTTTTGACGATCGGCTTTTTATTGCTTTTTATGGCGGTTTTGCTGTATTGGGCGCTGTATTTAATGGATAAGGCGGGGAAATTGCGCAAATGA
- a CDS encoding chorismate mutase, protein MNDFQPSAALLALRQEIDALDQELATLLCRRLLLIHRAAPLKPLRENVRLEDRIEEIIRKVSPLADQFGIERRYLETIYRFLIEESIARETREWDKLHQNG, encoded by the coding sequence ATGAACGACTTCCAACCTTCCGCCGCCCTGCTCGCGCTGCGCCAAGAAATCGACGCCCTCGACCAAGAACTGGCTACCCTGCTCTGCCGCCGCCTGCTCCTCATTCATCGCGCCGCGCCCCTCAAGCCTCTGCGTGAAAACGTGCGCTTGGAAGATCGCATTGAAGAGATTATCCGCAAAGTCTCTCCGCTTGCCGATCAATTCGGCATCGAACGCCGCTATCTGGAAACGATTTACCGCTTTTTGATTGAAGAATCCATCGCGCGCGAAACCCGCGAATGGGACAAGCTGCATCAAAACGGATAA
- the secF gene encoding protein translocase subunit SecF: protein MRYSRHGLLFSLVLSILSIVLITFRGFNFGLEFTGGATLELQFAQAVNIAEVREEIAGIHDKANVIQYGSAHDVQISFGEVQEKSTDAMMAEMFGTLKSKYPEVKLIGQAKVGGQYREELIEKGITALLLSCIGMIVYLSMRFEWKFAIGAVAAQMHDVLVVAALFSLMQWTFDLNVLAALLAVLGYSVNDTVVLYDRIRENLKKLPAQTPEEVIDISIQQTMMRTFVTSLTTMLSVFALLFLGGETLFGFAAAMIVGIVFGTYSSIFVATAIVKTMQLKHEDLLPKARRQIDDLP, encoded by the coding sequence ATGCGTTACAGCCGCCATGGCTTGCTGTTTTCGTTGGTATTAAGCATTTTGTCTATTGTGCTGATTACTTTTCGCGGCTTTAATTTCGGCTTGGAGTTTACCGGCGGCGCGACCTTGGAATTGCAATTTGCGCAAGCGGTCAATATTGCCGAAGTACGTGAAGAAATCGCCGGCATTCATGACAAAGCCAATGTGATTCAATACGGCAGTGCGCACGATGTGCAGATCAGCTTCGGCGAAGTGCAGGAAAAAAGCACCGATGCCATGATGGCGGAAATGTTCGGCACTTTGAAAAGCAAATATCCCGAAGTGAAATTAATCGGGCAGGCCAAAGTAGGCGGGCAATATCGCGAGGAATTGATTGAAAAAGGCATTACCGCCTTATTGCTGTCCTGCATCGGTATGATTGTTTATTTGAGCATGCGCTTTGAATGGAAATTCGCCATCGGCGCAGTCGCCGCGCAAATGCACGACGTATTGGTGGTGGCGGCATTATTTTCTTTAATGCAGTGGACTTTTGATTTGAATGTCTTGGCGGCGCTATTGGCGGTCTTGGGTTATTCGGTTAACGATACGGTGGTTTTATACGACCGCATTCGCGAGAATCTGAAGAAATTGCCTGCGCAAACGCCTGAAGAAGTGATCGATATTTCCATTCAGCAAACTATGATGCGCACTTTTGTGACCAGTTTGACGACGATGCTGTCTGTGTTTGCCCTGCTCTTTTTGGGCGGCGAAACCTTATTCGGCTTTGCGGCGGCGATGATTGTGGGGATTGTCTTTGGCACCTATTCTTCCATTTTCGTGGCAACCGCGATTGTGAAGACGATGCAGCTCAAGCATGAGGATTTATTGCCCAAAGCGCGACGACAAATCGATGATTTGCCTTAG
- the secD gene encoding protein translocase subunit SecD, producing MYKAFPTWKYFLIIAVVTLGFFFALPNWFGKSPAVQLQFSDAQAAQAAANAIPTALESAQIDYRRLQVKDSKIDVLFADTDAQILARDQLQKQYPAANVAVNLLSNTPNWLQSMGLTPMNLGLDLRGGVSFLLQVDSKELFDRKSAELLDLSRSTLEKANIALVDSQARDSGGAVLFFADSEARTQAENQLFTVLPAEVQRLSSEEGGRFALSLQYSEEGINAQKRRAAEQNRVRMAGRVNSLGVAEPSIQVVGNDRILVQLPGIQDVNQAKELLGSTATLEFYLVDETGDLATAARLKRAPFGSKLAYFEDGTPILLKRRVIMSGEHIVDATAGYGQQSAGPQVDVVLDSAGGAQMNDITRENLQKAMATVYVEYIPVTKADAEGKTFTEVEKRETVVNSATIQGQFSSRFQITGVHPIERAQKLAATLRAGSLVAPVYIIEERTIGPSAGQKNIDQGVNAAICGLALIIVFMWAYYRKLGLLANIALIVNLMLLVALMSFIGATLTLPGIAGIVLTLGMAVDANVLIYERIREEIDAAALSVRDAVRAGFNNAFSTIVDANITTLIVAILLFSFGTGPIKGFAVTLSVGILTSMFTAILVTRALVEYIVLRQAQPKISL from the coding sequence ATGTATAAAGCCTTCCCGACTTGGAAATATTTCCTGATTATCGCCGTTGTTACCCTCGGCTTTTTCTTTGCCCTGCCGAATTGGTTTGGCAAAAGTCCCGCCGTGCAATTGCAATTTAGCGATGCACAGGCGGCGCAAGCAGCGGCAAACGCCATTCCCACTGCGCTGGAAAGCGCGCAGATTGATTACCGCCGCCTGCAAGTCAAAGACAGCAAAATAGACGTTCTGTTTGCCGATACCGATGCGCAGATTCTGGCACGCGATCAATTGCAAAAACAATATCCTGCCGCGAATGTGGCGGTAAATCTTCTGTCCAACACGCCAAATTGGCTACAAAGCATGGGCTTGACGCCGATGAATTTGGGCTTGGATTTGCGCGGCGGCGTTTCTTTCTTGCTGCAAGTGGACAGCAAGGAATTGTTCGATCGTAAATCGGCGGAATTATTGGATTTGTCACGTAGTACTTTGGAAAAAGCCAATATCGCATTGGTAGATTCGCAAGCGCGCGACAGCGGCGGCGCAGTATTGTTCTTTGCCGATAGCGAGGCGCGCACGCAGGCGGAAAATCAACTCTTTACCGTCTTGCCTGCGGAAGTGCAGCGTTTGAGCAGTGAAGAGGGCGGGCGTTTTGCTTTGTCTTTGCAATACAGCGAAGAGGGCATCAATGCGCAGAAGCGCCGTGCAGCGGAGCAAAACCGTGTGCGCATGGCAGGACGTGTGAACAGTTTGGGCGTGGCGGAACCTTCGATTCAGGTGGTGGGCAATGACCGCATTTTGGTGCAATTGCCGGGCATTCAAGACGTAAACCAAGCCAAAGAATTGCTAGGTTCGACCGCGACATTGGAATTTTATCTTGTTGATGAAACAGGCGATTTGGCAACGGCGGCGCGTTTGAAACGTGCGCCTTTCGGCAGCAAATTGGCGTATTTTGAAGACGGTACGCCGATTTTACTCAAACGCCGCGTGATTATGAGCGGCGAGCATATTGTCGATGCCACCGCCGGCTATGGACAGCAATCCGCAGGTCCGCAAGTCGATGTGGTCTTGGATTCCGCCGGCGGCGCGCAAATGAACGACATCACGCGCGAAAATCTGCAAAAAGCCATGGCGACGGTGTATGTGGAATATATTCCTGTCACGAAAGCAGATGCCGAGGGCAAAACCTTTACCGAAGTGGAAAAACGCGAGACGGTGGTCAATTCCGCAACCATTCAAGGACAATTTTCCAGCCGCTTCCAAATCACGGGCGTTCATCCGATTGAGCGTGCGCAGAAATTGGCCGCGACTTTGCGCGCCGGCTCTTTGGTTGCGCCGGTCTATATCATTGAAGAGCGCACCATCGGGCCTTCGGCAGGACAGAAAAATATTGATCAGGGCGTGAATGCCGCCATTTGCGGCTTGGCGCTGATTATCGTCTTTATGTGGGCGTATTATCGCAAACTCGGCTTATTGGCGAATATCGCTTTGATAGTGAATTTAATGCTGCTGGTGGCATTGATGTCTTTCATCGGCGCGACCTTGACCCTACCGGGGATTGCGGGGATTGTGCTGACCTTGGGCATGGCGGTGGATGCCAATGTCTTGATTTATGAGCGTATCCGCGAAGAAATCGATGCGGCGGCTTTATCAGTGCGCGATGCGGTGCGGGCGGGCTTTAATAATGCTTTCTCGACCATTGTCGATGCCAATATCACGACTTTGATTGTCGCTATATTGCTGTTCAGCTTCGGCACCGGTCCGATTAAGGGCTTTGCAGTGACCTTATCCGTGGGGATTTTGACTTCGATGTTTACCGCGATTTTGGTCACGCGCGCCCTTGTGGAATATATCGTTTTGCGCCAAGCGCAGCCGAAAATCAGTTTGTGA
- the yajC gene encoding preprotein translocase subunit YajC, producing MFLIQPAYAQAAAQPSAAGGAFNLILMFAIFGVMWFLMIRPQQKRAKEHRAMIEALKRGDEVLTNGGLMGRIVALGDFAVDIEITKGTVVRMQRPFIAQVLPKGSLKGELSSSVAANDESAAVAAEESSDNNDKPQA from the coding sequence ATGTTTTTGATTCAACCTGCTTATGCGCAAGCTGCCGCCCAACCTTCAGCCGCCGGCGGCGCTTTCAATTTGATTTTGATGTTCGCCATTTTCGGCGTGATGTGGTTTTTGATGATTCGCCCCCAGCAAAAACGCGCGAAAGAGCACCGCGCCATGATTGAAGCCCTGAAACGCGGCGATGAAGTGCTGACCAACGGCGGCTTGATGGGACGGATTGTCGCCCTAGGTGATTTTGCCGTCGATATCGAAATTACCAAGGGTACGGTCGTACGCATGCAGCGCCCTTTTATCGCCCAAGTATTGCCTAAAGGCAGCTTGAAAGGCGAACTCAGCAGCTCAGTTGCCGCCAATGATGAAAGTGCTGCTGTTGCCGCTGAAGAAAGCAGCGATAACAACGACAAACCTCAAGCCTGA